The Malaclemys terrapin pileata isolate rMalTer1 chromosome 24, rMalTer1.hap1, whole genome shotgun sequence genome contains a region encoding:
- the MED16 gene encoding mediator of RNA polymerase II transcription subunit 16 produces the protein MDLAYVCEWEKRPKSNHCPSIPLVCAWSCRNLIAFTTDLKNEEEKDLTHMIHILDTEHPWDVYSINSGHIEIITCLEWDQSGSRLLSADADGYIKCWSMTDHLANSWENTVGSMVEGDPIVALSWLHNGVKLALHVEKSGASNFGEKFSRVKFSPSLTLFGGKPMEGWIAVTISGLVTVSLLKPNGQVLTSTESLCRLRCRVALADIAFTGGGNIVVATSDGSSTSPVQFYKVCVSVVNEKCKIDTEILPSLFMRCTTDPARKDKYPAITHLKFLARDMSEQVLLCASNQNSSIVECWSLRKEGLPVNNIFQQISPVVGDKQPMILKWRILSATNDLDRVSAVALPKLPISLTNTDLKVANDTKFFPGLGLALAFHDGSVHIVHRLSLQTMAVFYGSSSQRPVDEQAIKRQRAAGPLVHFKAMQLSWTSLALVGIDNHGKLSMLRISPSMGHVLDMNMSLRHLLFLLEYCMVTGYDWWDILLHVQPNMVQNLVEKLHEEYMRQNAALQQVLSTRIVAMKASLCKLSSNTVARVCDYHAKLFLIAISCTLKSLLRPHFLNTPDKSPGDRLTEICSKITDIDIDKVMINLKTEEFVLEMTTLQSLQQLIQWVGDFVLYLLASLPNQGSPVRPGHSFLRDGASLGMLRELMVVIRIWGLLKPSCLPVYTATSDTQDSMSLLFRLLTKLWLCCRDETHPSEPDDTLIDECCLLPSQLLIPNVDWLPINNGIISKLQNKQLIRLQFGKAPGLIGHTVSSQFDVFVRAPGQPKIDHLRRLHLGAYPTEECKSCTRCGCVTMLKSPNKTTAVKQWEQRWIKNCLCGGLWRRMPLSYS, from the exons ATGGATTTGGCATATGTCTGTGAGTGGGAGAAAAGGCCCAAAAGCAACCACTGTCCTTCCATCCCACTGGTGTGTGCTTGGTCCTGCAGGAACTTGATTGCCTTCACAACAGACCTCAAAAATGAGGAGGAAAAAG ATCTTACCCACATGATCCATATCCTTGATACTGAGCATCCCTGGGATGTTTATTCCATTAACTCTGGGCACATTGAAATCATCACCTGTTTGGAATGGGATCAGTCAG GTTCCAGGCTTCTGTCAGCAGATGCAGATGGATACATCAAGTGCTGGAGCATGACGGatcacctggccaacagctgggAGAACACCGTGGGTAGCATGGTGGAGGGAGATCCAATCGTGGCTCTTTCCTGGTTGCACAATGGGGTGAAGCTAGCCCTGCACGTGGAAAAG TCCGGAGCATCGAACTTCGGCGAGAAGTTTTCCCGGgtcaagttctctccctccctgaCTCTGTTTGGTGGGAAGCCCATGGAAGGCTGGATCGCTGTGACCATCAGCGGCCTGGTGACAGTCTCTCTCCTCAAGCCCAACGGGCAAGTGCTGACATCCACGGAGAGCCTGTGCCGTCTGCGCTGCCGCGTCGCCCTGGCGGACATTGCCTTCACGGGCGGGGGAAACATCGTGGTCGCCACCTCAGATGGCAGCAGCACCTCTCCCGTCCAGTTTTACAAGGTCTGCGTCAGCGTCGTGAACGAGAAATGCAAAATTGACACGGAGATTCTGCCCTCCCTTTTCATGCGGTGCACCACAGACCCAGCCCGCAAGGACAAGTATCCAGCCATCACTCACCTGAAATTCCTCGCCAGGGACATGTCCGAGCAG gtgctgctctgtgcctccaaCCAGAACAGCAGCATCGTGGAGTGCTGGTCTCTCCGGAAAGAGGGCTTGCCAGTCAATAACATCTTCCAGCAGATCTCTCCTGTGG TTGGAGACAAGCAGCCGATGATATTGAAATGGCGGATTCTCTCCGCCACCAATGATTTGGATCGCGTTTCAGCTGTGGCTTTGCCGAAACTACCAATCTCCCTAACCAATACTGATCTGAAAGTGGCCAATGACACCAAATTCTTCCCTGGACTGG GTCTTGCTTTGGCCTTCCATGATGGTAGCGTCCACATAGTTCATCGCCTGTCCTTGCAGACCATGGCAGTGTTCTATGGTTCTTCCTCTCAGCGCCCAGTGGATGAGCAGGCAATCAAAAGGCAGCGGGCAGCCGGTCCTTTGGTTCACTTCAAAGCCATGCAGCTCTCCTGGACTTCGCTGGCCCTGGTTGGGATTGATAACCATGGCAAG cTCAGCATGCTCCGGATCTCTCCCTCCATGGGCCATGTGCTGGACATGAACATGTCTCTCCGCCACCTGCTGTTcctactggaatactgcatggtGACAGGGTACGACTGGTGGGATATCCTGCTCCATGTTCAGCCCAACATGGTGCAGAACCTGGTGGAGAAGCTGCATGAGGAGTATATGCGCCAGAATGCAGCCCTGCAGCAG GTTCTCTCCACCCGCATCGTTGCCATGAAGGCCTCTCTCTGCAAGCTTTCCTCCAACACGGTGGCACGCGTGTGTGACTATCACGCCAAGCTATTTCTGATCGCCATCAGCTGCACCTTGAAATCGCTGCTCCGCCCACACTTCCTGAACACTCCAGACAAGAGCCCCGGTGACCGGCTCACCGAGATCTGCTCCAAGATTACGGACATAG ACATTGACAAAGTGATGATTAACCTGAAGACAGAGGAGTTTGTCCTGGAGATGACTACCCTGCAGTCCCTGCAGCAGCTCATCCAGTGGGTGGGAGACTTTGTGCTCTATCTGCTTGCCAGCCTCCCTAACCAG GGATCCCCTGTGCGACCAGGGCACAGCTTCCTGCGAGACGGGGCATCGCTGGGGATGCTTAGAGAGCTCATGGTGGTGATCCGGATCTGGGGCCTGTTGAAGCCAAGCTGCCTCCCTGTTTACACGGCAACCTCAGATACCCAGGACAGCATGTCCCTACTCTTCAGGCTGTTGACTAAACTCTGGCTGTGCT GTCGTGACGAAACTCACCCGAGCGAGCCAGACGATACCCTGATTGACGAGTGTTGTCTTCTCCCCAGCCAGTTGCTTATTCCCAATGTAGATTGGTTACCCATTAATAATGGCATTATCAGCAAGCTGCAGAACAAGCAACTCATCAGACTGCAGTTCGGGAAGGCCCCTGGACTCATTGGTCACACTGTTTCATCGCAGTTTGATGTCTTTGTCAG GGCACCTGGGCAGCCAAAAATTGACCACTTGAGACGGCTTCACTTAGGGGCGTATCCAACAGAGGAGTGCAAGTCATGTACCCG ATGTGGCTGCGTAACCATGCTGAAATCGCCCAACAAaaccacagcagtgaaacagtggGAGCAGCGTTGGATCAAaaactgcctctgtggggggcttTGGAGAAGAATGCCACTCAGCTACTCCTGA